The Streptomyces vinaceus genome contains the following window.
TAGGACGTACGGCGGCATTCGGGTGGTGCGACCGGGGGGACGTACCACCCGAATGCCGACTAGTGTTTTCCCTCTGGGTGTTGGTGGGGGGAGTACAGAGCTGATGAGTCGTCGGCCGGGCGGATTGATCGGGGACTGGGCCGAGGCCCAGCGCCGGCAGCAGCAGACGCAGGTGATCCAGCAGCGGGAGGCGGAGCGCCGGCTGCTGGCGTACGAACGGGACCGGCAGCGGACCCAGGAGCGGGACGCGAACCGCAGTCACCGCCAGTACCGCGAGGCCGAGGCCCTGCGGCGGACCGCGCAGATCGACGCCGAGGTGGACGCCCTCAGGGGACTGTTGGTCGCGGGCTGCCGGACGCCGGCGTTCCGGATCTCCGCCCTGGCCCGGCCCGAGCAGCTGGAGCCCTTCAACCCCGGCGCCCTGGCGCACCCGGTGCCCATGCCGCGCCTCGACCAGTTCCAGCAGCAGAGCAGCGGCTGGACGCTCGGATCCGGCCACCGGGCGCAGGCGGAGCGGGAAGCGCACGCCCGGTACACCGAGGCGTGGCAGGCCGCGAGCGCCGCGGAGGCGCAGCGACAGCAGCAACTGGCCGCGTACCGGCAGCAGTACGACCGGTGGGCCGCCGAACAGCTCGCCGGCGTACGGGCGCACAACAGCGGGCTCACCGAACTGGCCGCCGCTCTGCGCACGGGGGATGCCGAGGCGGCGGTGGAGTACTTCTCGGCCGCCCTGTACGCCTCCACGGCGTGGCCCGAGGCGCTGCCCAGGCAGGTGGCGGCCGCGTACGACCCGGCGGCGCGCCAGCTGGTGCTGGACTGGGAACTCCCCGGGTACGCGGTGGTGCCGGAGGCCAGTGCGGTGCAGTACCTGCCGAGCACGGACCAGGACAAGGTCAAGCCCCGCCGGGTGACGGAGCGCCGGGCCCTCTACCGGGACCTGCTGGCGCAGTCCATGCTGCTGGTCGTGCGCGAGCTGTACGCGGCGGACGAGTTCGGCGTGCTGGACTCGGTCGTGGTCAACGGGTTCGTGGACTGCCACGATCCGGCGACGGGGCGGGAGGCGCGGTTCTTCCTCTCCACGGTGCCGGCGGAGCGCAGCGCTTTCGCGGGGCTGCGCCTGGAGCAGGTCAGCGCCGTGGACTGTCTCGTGTCGGGGCTGGGCGGGCAGTTGTCGGGGCGTCCCGACCAGCTGACGGCGGTGCGCCCCGGGCGCCGGCCCGACGAGGTCGGCGGCGGGGTGGTCAGCCACGGCGGGCAGGGCGGCGGGTCGGACGAGGACGAGCCGGACCTCTTCGCGATGGATC
Protein-coding sequences here:
- a CDS encoding restriction endonuclease → MSRRPGGLIGDWAEAQRRQQQTQVIQQREAERRLLAYERDRQRTQERDANRSHRQYREAEALRRTAQIDAEVDALRGLLVAGCRTPAFRISALARPEQLEPFNPGALAHPVPMPRLDQFQQQSSGWTLGSGHRAQAEREAHARYTEAWQAASAAEAQRQQQLAAYRQQYDRWAAEQLAGVRAHNSGLTELAAALRTGDAEAAVEYFSAALYASTAWPEALPRQVAAAYDPAARQLVLDWELPGYAVVPEASAVQYLPSTDQDKVKPRRVTERRALYRDLLAQSMLLVVRELYAADEFGVLDSVVVNGFVDCHDPATGREARFFLSTVPAERSAFAGLRLEQVSAVDCLVSGLGGQLSGRPDQLTAVRPGRRPDEVGGGVVSHGGQGGGSDEDEPDLFAMDPIAFENLVAELFRAMGMEAVTTQRSGDGGVDVEALDPAPIRGGRIVVQVKRYRNTVPPTAVRDLYGTVQDKGANKGVLVTTASFGPGSYTFANGKPLELVPGADLVELLHQYGLRGRLGGGAPAQRGPEPGSGSGSGPAAPSADHNVLGMSWSGSVALDVCALVCTGNRVLSEEHFVFYNNPRTPDGSVRARAHAEPDKAALEVSFDALPEAADRLVLVAAINPDVDPHADLAGFTDAHIRLLSAGGEELGRLEVSDGRAGETALVLGSFRHRSNGDWDFVIGGKGYRGGLEDLLGEYGVEVA